One stretch of Bacteroidales bacterium DNA includes these proteins:
- the surE gene encoding 5'/3'-nucleotidase SurE translates to MVIEKGDKLILLTNDDGLYAAGLKTLLEVAEEFGKVVLISTTESMSGMSQALTVKTPLRVKLLEDTDRHMIYACNGTPTDCVKLAINQLLERMPDWVVSGINHGSNASVSVLYSGTMAAAIEGCLYGVTSVGFSLNNFSPTADFSVCKKYIRIVLKKLSLEPLPAGVCLNVNIPAKQKGEIKGIKVCRQAKGNWKEEFEKRKDPMGKTYYWLTGIFKNHEPEASDTDEWAIANNYVSVVPVSVDMTAHWYVDKLKTRFKK, encoded by the coding sequence ATGGTGATTGAAAAAGGTGATAAACTAATTCTTCTGACAAACGATGATGGTTTATATGCTGCAGGACTTAAAACACTGCTTGAGGTGGCAGAAGAGTTTGGCAAAGTCGTTCTGATTTCTACTACAGAGAGTATGTCGGGGATGTCGCAGGCACTTACTGTAAAGACACCCCTGAGAGTCAAACTGCTGGAAGATACTGACAGACATATGATTTATGCCTGCAACGGAACTCCGACTGATTGTGTAAAACTTGCAATAAATCAGTTGCTTGAGAGGATGCCCGACTGGGTTGTTTCAGGTATTAACCATGGTTCAAATGCTTCTGTCAGCGTATTGTATTCAGGTACAATGGCTGCTGCAATAGAAGGGTGCCTTTATGGTGTTACCTCGGTAGGTTTTTCACTCAACAATTTCTCGCCTACAGCAGATTTTTCAGTCTGTAAGAAATACATTCGCATTGTTTTGAAAAAACTATCTCTTGAGCCTCTTCCTGCCGGTGTATGTCTGAATGTTAATATCCCTGCAAAGCAAAAAGGTGAGATTAAGGGAATAAAAGTGTGTCGCCAGGCAAAAGGTAACTGGAAGGAAGAGTTTGAGAAAAGGAAAGATCCTATGGGAAAAACATATTACTGGCTCACAGGTATATTCAAGAATCATGAGCCGGAAGCTTCAGATACTGATGAATGGGCGATAGCTAATAATTATGTTTCAGTGGTTCCGGTATCCGTTG